A stretch of Candidatus Symbiobacter mobilis CR DNA encodes these proteins:
- a CDS encoding DUF2934 domain-containing protein — MATARKSSAASKKVADAAPVAAVPAEAAPAPETQAAPPASETVADAEACESKSCATRKGCGTRSRSKSANGLTPEQRLHYVEVAAFYIAERRGFAPGNPMEDWCAAEAEIDRLIATGHFSPK, encoded by the coding sequence ATGGCTACTGCAAGAAAATCTTCCGCTGCATCGAAGAAAGTTGCCGACGCCGCCCCCGTGGCCGCTGTGCCAGCCGAGGCAGCACCCGCCCCAGAAACCCAGGCAGCACCACCTGCCTCGGAAACCGTGGCAGATGCTGAGGCATGTGAATCCAAGTCTTGTGCCACGCGCAAGGGTTGCGGCACCCGCTCCCGCAGCAAGTCTGCCAATGGCCTTACCCCAGAACAGCGCTTGCACTATGTGGAAGTGGCAGCGTTCTACATCGCGGAGCGCCGTGGCTTTGCCCCCGGCAACCCCATGGAAGACTGGTGCGCAGCGGAAGCCGAAATCGACCGGCTCATTGCCACCGGGCATTTCTCGCCGAAGTAA
- the rfbC gene encoding dTDP-4-dehydrorhamnose 3,5-epimerase produces MPYTVTPTTLPDVLILEPRVFEDPRGFFYESYNARDFLQATGIDCVFVQDNHSRSQRGVLRGLHYQIEHPQGKLVRASHGEVYDIAVDLRRSSPHFGQWAGVVLSAQNRRQLWIPPGFAHGFLVLSESAEFLYKTTDYWYPEHERILRWDDSRIGIPWPLDGAPILAAKDAAAPFLDQAETFV; encoded by the coding sequence ATGCCGTACACCGTCACACCCACCACCCTCCCTGACGTGCTGATTTTGGAACCCCGGGTCTTTGAAGACCCCAGAGGTTTTTTTTACGAGAGCTACAACGCACGGGACTTTCTGCAGGCTACCGGGATCGATTGCGTCTTCGTGCAAGACAACCATAGCCGCTCGCAACGCGGGGTGTTGCGCGGGTTGCATTACCAGATCGAACACCCCCAAGGCAAGCTGGTGCGGGCGAGCCACGGCGAGGTGTACGACATTGCCGTCGATCTGCGGCGATCATCCCCCCACTTCGGCCAATGGGCCGGTGTCGTACTGTCTGCGCAAAACCGGCGCCAATTGTGGATACCGCCGGGCTTCGCCCATGGCTTTCTCGTCCTCAGCGAAAGCGCGGAGTTTTTGTACAAGACGACCGACTACTGGTACCCCGAACACGAGCGCATCCTGCGCTGGGACGATTCCCGCATCGGCATTCCTTGGCCGCTTGATGGCGCACCGATCTTGGCTGCCAAAGATGCCGCCGCACCTTTTCTGGATCAGGCCGAGACCTTTGTCTGA
- a CDS encoding RNA pyrophosphohydrolase, whose amino-acid sequence MLDRDGFRPNVGIVLLNQKNQVFWGKRIHTHSWQFPQGGIDRGENPEQAMIRELYEELGLQREHVRIVARTRDWLRYEVPDEYIRRDSRGLYKGQKQIWFLLQLVGHDWDLNLRATSHPEFDAWRWNEYWVPLDAVVAFKREVYASALTELASYLPRQECRNRYLRHGMRCVDVPSGYAVFATVEQCPGATHDVPRTE is encoded by the coding sequence ATGCTCGACAGGGACGGATTCCGGCCCAATGTCGGCATCGTCTTGCTCAACCAGAAAAATCAGGTGTTTTGGGGGAAACGGATCCACACGCACTCCTGGCAGTTCCCACAAGGCGGTATCGATCGTGGGGAAAACCCGGAACAGGCGATGATCCGCGAGTTGTACGAAGAGCTTGGGCTACAACGCGAACACGTTCGCATCGTAGCCCGCACCCGCGATTGGTTGCGCTACGAGGTGCCTGACGAATACATCCGGCGCGATTCCCGAGGCCTGTACAAGGGGCAAAAGCAGATTTGGTTCCTGCTACAGCTCGTTGGTCACGATTGGGATTTGAATTTGCGCGCGACAAGCCACCCGGAGTTCGACGCTTGGCGTTGGAACGAGTACTGGGTTCCGCTCGACGCAGTCGTCGCCTTCAAACGCGAGGTCTATGCCTCCGCGCTGACCGAGCTGGCCAGCTACCTACCACGGCAGGAATGCCGCAACCGCTACCTGCGACACGGGATGCGCTGCGTTGATGTCCCCAGCGGATATGCCGTATTCGCTACCGTGGAACAGTGCCCCGGCGCTACGCACGACGTCCCGCGTACGGAATAA
- the pdxH gene encoding pyridoxamine 5'-phosphate oxidase, with product MPTRRLHTLRKSYERAELGEDDTRDTPFAQFEQWLNEALAAEVPEPTAMTLATVDCDLRPSTRVVLLKEWDEQGLVWYTNYQSRKGKALAGNPYGALQFHWVELERVVRIEGLVERVDAAQSEEYFHSRPLDSRIGAWASPQSEVIPNRGVLIVNAACYGMQFLLQPPRPPHWGGYRLRPDCWEFWQGRKSRLHDRLRYTSVSAPGAQVATRWLRERLAP from the coding sequence ATGCCTACCCGCCGCCTGCATACCCTGCGCAAAAGTTATGAGCGCGCCGAGCTGGGCGAAGACGACACCCGAGATACGCCCTTTGCGCAATTCGAGCAATGGCTCAACGAAGCGCTGGCCGCCGAGGTGCCCGAACCCACAGCGATGACCCTCGCCACAGTGGATTGCGACCTACGCCCCAGCACCCGGGTAGTGTTGCTCAAAGAATGGGATGAACAAGGGCTGGTTTGGTACACCAACTACCAATCCCGCAAGGGCAAAGCCTTGGCTGGAAACCCTTACGGCGCACTGCAATTCCATTGGGTGGAACTGGAGCGCGTGGTGCGTATCGAGGGGCTGGTGGAGCGGGTGGATGCAGCGCAAAGCGAGGAGTACTTTCACTCCCGACCCTTGGACTCCCGCATCGGTGCATGGGCCAGCCCGCAGAGTGAAGTGATCCCGAACCGGGGAGTGCTCATCGTCAACGCAGCATGCTATGGAATGCAGTTCCTCTTGCAACCCCCGCGCCCGCCCCACTGGGGGGGGTACCGTCTGCGGCCCGATTGCTGGGAGTTCTGGCAAGGCCGAAAAAGCCGGTTGCATGACCGGCTGCGCTACACCAGCGTCTCCGCCCCCGGCGCACAAGTAGCTACGCGCTGGCTGCGGGAACGACTGGCGCCGTAG
- a CDS encoding energy-coupling factor ABC transporter permease produces the protein MHMADSLLCPAVGAAFWAASTAATVWAVRFVRSGKGLGQDMSRPGMDAHARPLLWIGVLAAFVFAAQMFNFTIPGTGSSGHVVGGVFLASLLGPHVAFLVLAGVLAVQAFLFADGGVLALGANIFNMAVLPCLVAYPLFERLVFLRTGRWGLAGLALLASVVGLQLGALGVVLQTQASGIASLPFSAFLGAMLPIHLAIGGVEGLLTAALVAYLWGARPALLYAVPAGSIATLPFPRQWVIGLGTAACLSAGVLSWFASSLPDGLEWSIATTERSNMQAAAPSPVHERLQALQNQVALFPEYRFPVRATVRDEERWPSIDPSTSLAGLAGGLVTLLLAVGAGAILRRLPAPREAQA, from the coding sequence ATGCACATGGCAGATTCATTGCTTTGCCCTGCGGTTGGAGCGGCTTTCTGGGCGGCATCCACAGCGGCGACCGTGTGGGCAGTCCGGTTCGTTCGATCTGGGAAAGGCTTGGGACAAGACATGTCGCGCCCTGGCATGGATGCCCATGCACGCCCCCTGCTCTGGATTGGGGTATTGGCTGCCTTCGTTTTTGCAGCACAAATGTTCAACTTCACCATACCGGGTACGGGTTCGAGCGGACATGTGGTCGGCGGGGTGTTTCTCGCTTCCTTGCTCGGGCCTCATGTAGCCTTTCTGGTGTTGGCCGGAGTGCTGGCGGTACAGGCCTTTCTTTTCGCCGATGGGGGAGTGTTGGCGTTGGGGGCCAATATCTTCAACATGGCTGTGCTCCCTTGTCTCGTAGCCTATCCCCTGTTCGAGCGGCTGGTATTCCTCCGCACGGGGCGCTGGGGTCTGGCCGGACTGGCTCTGCTGGCCTCGGTCGTGGGTTTGCAGCTCGGCGCACTGGGGGTTGTGCTGCAAACCCAGGCTTCCGGGATCGCATCCTTGCCTTTCTCTGCGTTCCTTGGCGCGATGCTGCCGATTCATCTCGCCATCGGTGGGGTGGAAGGGTTGTTGACTGCCGCGCTCGTAGCCTACCTGTGGGGCGCCAGGCCTGCATTGCTGTATGCAGTGCCTGCTGGTTCCATCGCCACTCTGCCCTTTCCCCGGCAGTGGGTCATTGGGCTGGGTACGGCGGCATGTCTATCCGCAGGGGTACTGTCCTGGTTTGCTTCTAGCCTGCCGGACGGGCTCGAATGGTCTATCGCCACCACAGAGCGCTCCAACATGCAGGCTGCTGCGCCTTCGCCAGTGCATGAACGACTGCAAGCGTTGCAGAATCAGGTGGCTTTGTTTCCGGAGTACCGTTTTCCCGTGCGTGCCACAGTCCGGGACGAAGAGCGGTGGCCTTCCATAGATCCCTCCACTTCGTTGGCCGGGCTAGCCGGAGGGCTGGTGACCCTGTTGCTGGCAGTGGGTGCGGGTGCGATCCTCCGTCGCCTTCCAGCACCTCGCGAGGCACAGGCATAG
- a CDS encoding 16S rRNA (uracil(1498)-N(3))-methyltransferase gives MPRLYVAQALHPYAELALPPDTARHLQVLRAQPGDSVVVFDGKPNDSGQYGEYTAIVTAIQRRGATVQLGAWQPTNREPGRVLHLAIGMPANDRMDWLVEKASELGAASIQPLTTARSVLRLEGARAVGRQEHWQRLAIAACEQCGGNRIPIVHPVQPLRDWLAGWRLPLGACAPWLLSLSEPDAGQPYAKGDALTLLCGPEGGLDADEERAARDRGFLAVSLGTRVLRAETAALAAVTLTLRQEAP, from the coding sequence ATGCCCCGCCTGTATGTCGCGCAGGCTCTACATCCCTATGCGGAGCTTGCATTGCCACCGGATACGGCACGACACCTGCAGGTATTGCGAGCGCAGCCGGGAGATTCCGTCGTCGTGTTTGACGGCAAGCCGAACGATAGTGGGCAATATGGGGAATACACGGCAATAGTCACGGCCATCCAACGCCGTGGAGCCACGGTGCAGTTGGGCGCTTGGCAGCCAACGAACCGGGAACCTGGCCGTGTACTGCACCTGGCTATTGGTATGCCTGCGAATGACCGCATGGATTGGCTGGTCGAAAAAGCCAGCGAACTGGGCGCCGCAAGCATCCAACCATTGACGACAGCGCGCAGTGTGCTGCGATTGGAGGGTGCCCGCGCCGTAGGCCGACAAGAGCACTGGCAGCGGCTGGCGATTGCAGCGTGCGAGCAATGCGGGGGGAATCGCATCCCCATCGTCCACCCTGTCCAGCCTTTGCGAGACTGGCTGGCAGGATGGAGGCTTCCTCTCGGTGCTTGCGCTCCTTGGCTGCTGAGCTTGTCGGAACCCGACGCCGGACAGCCGTATGCAAAGGGCGATGCACTGACGTTGCTGTGCGGCCCCGAAGGCGGTCTGGATGCCGACGAAGAGCGGGCAGCGAGGGATCGCGGTTTTCTGGCGGTGAGCCTGGGAACGCGGGTATTGCGTGCGGAAACGGCGGCACTGGCCGCCGTGACCCTCACGCTACGCCAGGAAGCGCCATAA
- the dnaE gene encoding DNA polymerase III subunit alpha, producing MFIHLRLHTEFSVIDGTVRVDEAIAAAVADAQPALAITDLGNLFGAVKFYKAARKAGVKPILGAEIWVAGPGKEDLSRLLLLAQNRQGYLHLAELLTQAWTASASRTQAAVDIHALRRWNAGLIALSGAQHGPLGVALLAGDEPRAEHIAAEYAALFAGRFYIEIQRADRPDDAAHVAAAVALAHRMRLPVVATHPIQFITAADFEAHEARVCIAEGETLADPRRQRRFTREQYCKTSAQMQALFADLPAALANTVEIARRCNLSLDLGSPRLPHFPIPPIDGKVLDAEAYFRHVAHEGLRTRMEHLYPNPQEREKHWPRYRDRLEFELDTIVKMGFPGYFLIVGDFIHWAKTHGCPVGPGRGSGAGSLVAYSLLITDLDPLQYQLLFERFLNPERVSMPDFDIDFCQANRDRVIEYVKQKYGKEAVSQIATFGTMAARAAVRDVGRVLGLSYTFCDGISKLIPNKPGVAVTLQKPPAKRDPDDKLVYAVEAEPLLAQREEKEEDVRTVLELARKLEGLTRNVGMHAGGVLIAPGKLTDFCPLYQQPGSDAAISQFDKGDVESVGLVKFDFLGLATLTILELAKDMIIARHPTQRDFRLEDLPLHDPAVYRLFQQGATEAVFQFESRGMQGMLRDARPTCLEDLIALNALYRPGPMDLIPSFVARKHGRETVEYPHPLLQGILAETYGIMVYQEQVMQTAQVLGGYSLGAADMLRRAMGKKDADEMARHRQIFRDGAAQNGIDQAKADEVFDLMEKFAGYGFNKSHAAAYSLLAYQTAWIKVHFSAEFFCANMTVEMDDTDTLHALYQDATRMGLRFVAPDINRGTQRFEPLDDHTICYSLCAVKGSGGQAIAAIVAAREGQGVGPVAGDAGPFRSLFDFCARVDRSRVNKRTVEALVKAGAFDTLHGNHAGERSRILASVDLAFEYAAAVAAHAKQAGLFDGDGGNDHGSVQREPELEQAAPWGVRERLGQEKQAIGFCLTGHLFEEVADEVRRFLPRTLAQLVDSREPQWLAGIVSGLRIVHGQRGRLGLFRLDDGTAAIEARADDQVLGQHRDALQDDALVFVEGKVQPDRFGGGWQINVQRVWGIEEARQHFAKHLLVRVQLSPGWGNAELAALLREHGMAPTTNGASPQGLPVRLCVQCPSAQGTAVAEVQLAQTVRPSSAALAQWCALVGEGAVEVVYESSAVTVS from the coding sequence ATGTTCATCCACCTCCGTCTCCATACCGAGTTTTCTGTCATCGATGGGACGGTTCGCGTGGACGAAGCCATCGCTGCTGCGGTGGCCGATGCGCAGCCTGCGCTGGCCATCACGGACTTGGGCAACCTCTTTGGCGCCGTCAAGTTCTACAAGGCTGCGCGCAAAGCCGGGGTCAAGCCCATTCTGGGAGCGGAAATCTGGGTCGCAGGCCCGGGGAAGGAAGACCTCTCCCGGCTCCTACTCCTGGCGCAAAACCGCCAGGGCTACCTGCACCTGGCAGAGCTGTTGACGCAGGCGTGGACGGCGAGCGCAAGCCGCACGCAGGCAGCGGTGGACATCCATGCGCTGCGACGCTGGAATGCGGGATTGATCGCGCTCTCGGGCGCGCAACACGGGCCGCTGGGTGTGGCCTTGCTGGCGGGGGACGAACCCCGCGCCGAGCACATCGCCGCAGAGTACGCCGCGCTGTTTGCCGGGCGTTTCTACATCGAAATCCAGCGTGCAGACCGGCCTGACGACGCTGCGCACGTTGCTGCGGCAGTGGCGTTGGCGCACCGTATGCGCTTGCCCGTCGTTGCGACGCACCCGATCCAGTTCATCACGGCAGCGGACTTTGAAGCGCACGAGGCGCGGGTGTGCATCGCCGAAGGGGAAACCCTGGCCGACCCCCGGCGCCAGCGGCGCTTTACCCGCGAGCAGTACTGCAAAACCTCCGCGCAAATGCAAGCGTTGTTCGCAGACTTGCCTGCCGCGCTGGCCAATACCGTCGAAATTGCCCGCCGCTGCAACCTGAGCCTCGACCTCGGTTCTCCGCGTCTGCCGCACTTTCCGATTCCGCCCATCGATGGCAAGGTGCTCGACGCAGAGGCCTATTTCCGCCATGTCGCGCACGAGGGGCTGCGCACGCGAATGGAACACCTGTACCCCAACCCCCAGGAACGCGAGAAGCACTGGCCACGGTACCGGGATCGGCTCGAATTCGAGTTGGACACCATCGTCAAGATGGGCTTTCCGGGGTACTTCCTGATCGTTGGCGATTTCATCCACTGGGCCAAAACCCACGGCTGCCCTGTAGGGCCGGGGCGGGGTTCGGGCGCGGGGTCGCTCGTCGCCTATTCCCTGTTGATCACCGACCTTGACCCCTTGCAGTACCAACTGCTGTTCGAGCGATTCCTCAACCCGGAGCGGGTGTCGATGCCCGACTTCGACATCGATTTTTGCCAGGCGAACCGCGACCGGGTCATCGAGTACGTCAAGCAGAAGTACGGCAAGGAAGCAGTCAGCCAAATCGCCACCTTTGGCACGATGGCCGCACGCGCCGCAGTGCGTGACGTAGGCCGGGTGCTGGGGTTGAGCTACACCTTTTGCGACGGGATCAGCAAACTGATCCCCAACAAACCTGGCGTTGCCGTCACCCTGCAAAAGCCCCCCGCAAAGCGCGATCCCGACGACAAGCTGGTGTACGCCGTCGAGGCCGAGCCGCTGTTGGCGCAGCGCGAAGAGAAGGAAGAAGACGTACGCACCGTGCTGGAACTGGCGCGCAAGCTGGAGGGGCTGACCCGCAACGTCGGGATGCATGCAGGCGGGGTGCTGATCGCGCCCGGCAAACTGACCGATTTCTGCCCGCTCTACCAGCAGCCCGGGAGCGATGCTGCAATCAGCCAGTTCGACAAGGGCGACGTCGAATCCGTTGGGCTTGTCAAGTTCGATTTTCTGGGGCTGGCCACGCTGACGATTCTGGAGCTGGCCAAGGACATGATCATCGCCCGCCACCCCACCCAGCGCGACTTTCGCTTGGAAGACCTACCGCTCCACGACCCCGCTGTCTACCGCCTGTTCCAGCAGGGCGCGACGGAAGCGGTGTTCCAGTTTGAAAGCCGGGGGATGCAAGGCATGTTGCGCGATGCCCGCCCAACGTGCCTGGAAGACCTCATCGCCCTCAATGCGCTGTACCGCCCCGGGCCGATGGATCTGATCCCCAGCTTCGTCGCACGCAAACATGGGCGCGAGACCGTCGAATACCCGCATCCCCTGCTGCAAGGCATCCTCGCAGAAACCTACGGAATCATGGTCTACCAGGAACAGGTGATGCAGACTGCACAGGTGCTGGGGGGCTATTCGCTCGGCGCTGCGGACATGCTGCGCAGGGCAATGGGCAAGAAAGACGCCGATGAAATGGCGCGGCACCGCCAGATCTTTCGCGACGGCGCTGCCCAAAACGGCATCGACCAAGCCAAGGCCGACGAAGTGTTCGACCTGATGGAGAAGTTCGCAGGCTACGGGTTCAACAAATCGCACGCAGCGGCCTATTCCCTGCTGGCATACCAGACGGCGTGGATCAAGGTGCATTTCAGTGCCGAATTTTTCTGCGCCAACATGACGGTGGAGATGGACGACACCGACACCCTGCACGCCCTTTACCAAGACGCGACCCGCATGGGGCTGCGGTTCGTCGCCCCGGACATCAACCGGGGAACGCAGCGCTTCGAGCCGCTCGACGACCACACGATTTGCTACAGCTTGTGCGCGGTCAAGGGCAGTGGCGGGCAGGCCATTGCAGCGATCGTCGCTGCGCGGGAGGGACAGGGCGTAGGGCCAGTGGCGGGGGATGCAGGGCCATTCCGCAGCCTCTTCGACTTTTGCGCCCGCGTCGACCGCAGCCGTGTGAACAAACGCACCGTCGAAGCGCTGGTCAAGGCAGGGGCTTTCGATACCCTGCACGGCAATCATGCCGGTGAGCGTTCCCGCATCTTGGCCAGCGTCGATTTGGCCTTTGAATACGCTGCGGCAGTCGCGGCGCATGCCAAGCAGGCGGGGTTGTTTGACGGGGATGGCGGCAATGACCATGGTTCGGTGCAGCGAGAGCCTGAATTGGAGCAAGCCGCCCCATGGGGGGTACGCGAACGGCTGGGGCAGGAAAAGCAGGCCATCGGCTTTTGTCTGACGGGACATTTATTCGAGGAAGTGGCCGACGAAGTGCGCCGTTTTCTGCCCCGGACCTTGGCACAGCTCGTCGATTCGCGCGAGCCGCAGTGGCTGGCAGGGATCGTCTCCGGCTTGCGTATCGTTCACGGCCAGCGTGGCCGCCTGGGACTGTTCCGGCTCGACGACGGCACGGCAGCGATCGAGGCCCGTGCGGACGATCAGGTGCTGGGACAGCATCGCGATGCCTTGCAGGACGATGCGCTGGTTTTTGTCGAAGGCAAGGTGCAGCCCGACCGCTTTGGCGGAGGCTGGCAAATCAACGTGCAGCGGGTATGGGGAATCGAAGAGGCCCGCCAGCATTTCGCCAAGCATCTGTTGGTGCGGGTGCAGCTATCACCGGGGTGGGGCAATGCCGAACTGGCTGCGCTGCTGCGCGAGCACGGAATGGCCCCAACGACGAACGGCGCATCCCCCCAGGGGTTGCCTGTGCGACTATGCGTGCAATGCCCCAGCGCGCAGGGAACGGCGGTGGCGGAAGTGCAGCTTGCCCAAACAGTGCGCCCAAGCAGTGCAGCCTTGGCGCAGTGGTGCGCGTTGGTGGGGGAGGGAGCAGTCGAGGTCGTGTACGAGTCTTCTGCGGTGACGGTGTCGTGA
- a CDS encoding DUF3567 domain-containing protein gives MHTLYDSDSFSVTHVLANAVPADVSPDATAAGEPLRVVPQLARHGFEIVDKRSGKEVYLDGSWAEIFQRKISAWQRQTPSQEEVEETLEQFASLAQNPVLIH, from the coding sequence ATGCATACCCTCTACGACTCCGATTCCTTTTCCGTCACCCACGTCTTGGCCAACGCGGTGCCTGCTGATGTTTCCCCCGACGCGACTGCTGCCGGGGAACCTTTGCGGGTCGTGCCCCAACTGGCGCGCCACGGTTTCGAGATCGTGGACAAACGCAGCGGCAAAGAGGTCTACCTCGACGGCTCATGGGCCGAAATTTTTCAGCGAAAAATCTCCGCTTGGCAACGCCAGACCCCTTCGCAAGAAGAAGTCGAAGAGACGCTGGAGCAGTTCGCCAGCCTTGCGCAAAACCCTGTGCTAATCCACTGA
- a CDS encoding GspE/PulE family protein: MHSVTTHLDAAFLRDAWSRSRTQRCSLDVYLCDKTGLSTSDMLAALGQAFHYGVCLLGEEGAHTAADTPALDRMGLAECRRLSAMVVLRGTAPVLLFANPIDDGLQRWADATGIAAHRRELVPESALLALLARLESASSALPGALGQVLATAARPSGIEEISLARIDETASPVVRLIHSTLFDAMGAEASDIHLEAVSGGLVVKYRIDGVIHEAAKVGGVELSEQAISRVKVMAELDITERRTPQDGRFRARIRDRDIDFRVSIMPSIHGEDAVIRILDKEHLSDQMAGLTLDHLGFDEVPMRTIRTLAAKPYGMLLITGPTGSGKTTTLYAALSEINDGTSKIITIEDPVEYQVPGILQIPVNERKGLTFSRGLRSILRHDPDKIMVGEIRDPDTAQIAVQAALTGHLVFSTVHANNVFDVLGRFEHMQVDPYAFVGALNGIVAQRLVRVFCTHCAGRGCADCRGTGLKGRRAIGECLVLDDELRELIAAHAPVRSIKETARQRGTRTLRESAMELVERGLTSQAEIDRVTFA, from the coding sequence ATGCATTCCGTCACTACGCACCTTGACGCAGCCTTCCTGCGCGACGCTTGGTCTCGTTCCCGTACGCAGCGCTGCTCCCTGGACGTCTACCTCTGCGACAAGACAGGGCTGTCCACCAGCGACATGCTCGCTGCGCTAGGCCAGGCATTCCACTACGGTGTCTGCCTTTTGGGGGAGGAAGGGGCACATACTGCCGCAGATACCCCGGCTCTCGACCGCATGGGCTTAGCCGAATGCAGAAGGCTCTCTGCGATGGTGGTGTTGCGGGGCACAGCTCCGGTTTTGCTCTTCGCCAACCCCATCGACGACGGCCTGCAACGCTGGGCTGACGCAACGGGTATTGCCGCGCACCGCCGCGAATTGGTACCGGAATCGGCACTGTTGGCCCTATTGGCGCGGCTGGAATCGGCGTCCAGCGCATTGCCCGGTGCGCTGGGGCAAGTGCTTGCAACGGCTGCGCGCCCCAGCGGGATCGAAGAAATCTCCCTCGCACGCATCGACGAAACCGCCAGCCCCGTCGTTCGCCTGATCCACTCCACGTTGTTCGACGCGATGGGCGCCGAGGCATCGGACATTCACCTCGAAGCTGTTTCCGGCGGACTGGTCGTCAAGTACCGTATCGACGGGGTGATCCACGAAGCCGCCAAGGTCGGCGGCGTAGAACTGAGCGAACAGGCCATTTCCCGCGTCAAGGTCATGGCCGAACTGGACATCACCGAACGCCGCACCCCGCAAGACGGCCGCTTTCGTGCGCGTATACGCGACCGCGACATCGACTTTCGCGTGTCGATCATGCCGAGCATCCACGGCGAAGACGCCGTGATCCGCATTCTGGACAAGGAACACCTGAGCGACCAGATGGCGGGGTTGACACTGGATCACCTCGGCTTCGACGAGGTTCCGATGCGAACGATTCGCACCCTCGCCGCCAAGCCCTATGGCATGTTGCTGATCACCGGGCCCACGGGCAGCGGCAAAACGACGACGCTGTACGCAGCCCTTTCCGAGATCAACGACGGGACCAGCAAGATCATCACGATCGAAGACCCCGTCGAATACCAGGTTCCGGGAATCCTCCAGATTCCGGTCAACGAGCGCAAGGGGCTAACCTTCTCTCGCGGGCTGCGGTCGATCCTGCGCCATGACCCCGACAAGATCATGGTTGGGGAGATTCGCGACCCCGACACTGCCCAAATCGCTGTGCAGGCTGCTCTGACAGGGCACTTGGTTTTTTCTACCGTCCACGCCAACAACGTCTTCGACGTGCTCGGGCGGTTCGAGCACATGCAGGTAGACCCCTACGCCTTCGTCGGCGCGCTCAACGGCATCGTCGCGCAACGTCTGGTGCGGGTGTTCTGCACGCACTGCGCGGGCCGGGGCTGCGCGGACTGTCGGGGCACCGGCCTCAAGGGCAGGCGGGCGATTGGAGAATGTCTCGTCCTCGACGACGAACTACGCGAATTGATCGCCGCACATGCGCCGGTACGCAGCATCAAGGAAACAGCCCGGCAGCGGGGAACGCGAACGCTGCGCGAATCTGCCATGGAGCTGGTAGAGCGGGGCCTCACCAGCCAGGCGGAAATCGACCGGGTGACGTTTGCGTAA